A genomic window from Silene latifolia isolate original U9 population chromosome Y, ASM4854445v1, whole genome shotgun sequence includes:
- the LOC141630523 gene encoding uncharacterized protein LOC141630523 codes for MPHPESEKEIRGFLGRVQYISRFVAKLTMICKPIFKKLKVGEHVMWEDQCPAMFEKIKEVLSSPPVLSPPVVGLSLSLYLTVTDTAMRAMLTQTVNKEERAIYYISKRLLDYEVNYTPLEKTCLSLVWATKKLRHYMLSYSGRAVADFLADNPIEETEVMDTWSFPDENVVHVKNEIWDLYFDGASSYMGYGVGILLISSTGEHVLVSIKLDFNVTNNAAEYEACLLGLRSALDLGVKKLLVHGYSSLVINQVGGSWKTKSQSLALYQTRIEELEKYFEDIRYVHLPREENKFADVLSKLAALINIPDHIGSMPICVERRSSPAYVNVIDDAEEGEIEPWYTSILKFKETGEYPLDLDTRGKRALRMLSAQFIKTDDGQLYKKTAQGVLLRCIDNPTAKKIMEEVHDVTAILRKMSDNYREWPEKIPFALWGYRTSIRTATGATPYYLVYGMEAVQLVEPSLRILLESQVPEADWVQGRYDSLVMLDERRLNALYHVQCYQKRIERAFNKKVKPRGISEGDLVLKSVTTLLPIDPRGKFKLNWADPYLVKKILSGGDVRLTDLDGNDFTNPTNLDELKKYYP; via the exons ATGCCTCACCCAGAGAGCGAGAAAGAAATTCGCGGTTTCCTAGGAagagttcaatacataagtcgttTCGTCGCGAAGTTGACAATGATTTGTAAGCCGATCTTCAAGAAACTGAAGGTCGGAGAACACGTTATGTGGGAGGACCAGTGTCCAGCCATGTTCGAAAAAATAAAGGAAGTGTTATCTTCTCCACCAGTTTTAAGCCCACCAGTAGTCGGGCTGTCGTTATCACTATATCTAACTGTTACAGATACAGCGATGAGGGCTATGTTAACCCAAACAGTtaacaaagaagaaagagctatttactacatCAGTAAAAGGCTCTTAGACTATGAAGTAAATTATACACCTCTTGAAAAGACGTGTTTGTCCCTAGTCTGGGCAACGAAGAAATTGAGACATTACATGCTTAGTTACAGT ggaagggcggttgccgATTTCCTCGCCGACAATCCAATCGAAGAAACAGAAGTCAtggacacttggtcatttcccgacgaaaaCGTAGTACACGTAAAGAATGAGATATGGGATttgtatttcgatggagcatcaagcTATATGGGATATGGAGTAGGAATTCTTCTTATCTCATCGACAGGTGAACACGTGCTCGTGTCTATCAAACTGGATTTCAATGTCACtaacaacgccgctgaatatgaagcatgtttgCTTGGTTTACGCAGTGCTCTTGACTTGGGAGTGAAGAAATTGTTAGTACATGGATACTCGTCCcttgtgatcaatcaagtgggtgGGTCATGGAAAACTAAGAGCCAAAGTTTGGCCCTATATCAAACCAGAATCGAAGAATTGGAAAAGTACTTCGAGGATATTCGATATGTTCACCTCCCGAGAGAAGAAAATAAGTTTGCAGATGTGTTGTCCAAGCTAGCTGCCTTAATCAACATTCCCGACCACATAGGCagtatgccaatatgtgtcgaacgaagatcgtcaCCTGCCTATGTGAATGTAATCGATGATGCCGAGGAAGGTGAAATCGAACCCTGGTACACATCCATTTTGAAATTCAAGGAAACAGGAGAGTATCCTCTCGACCTTGACACGCGTGGGAAGCGCGCTCTCCGAATGTTATCCGCCCAATTCATTAAGACCGATGATGGGCAATTGTATAAGAAGACGGCTCAAGGTGTTTTGTTGCGATGCATCGATAATCCGACAGCTAaaaagattatggaggaagtcCATGACG TTACAGCCATTTTGAGGAAGATGTCTGACAACTATAGGGaatggccagagaagataccCTTCGCATTATGGGGGTATAGAACTTCAATTAGAACAGCCACGGGTGCAACCCCGTATTACTTGGTATATGGAATGGAAGCGGTTCAACTAGTTGAGCCATCCCTAAGAATCCTGCTAGAAAGCCAGGTTCCTGAAGCAGATTGGGTTCAAGGAAGATATGATTCACTAGTCATGCTCGATGAGCGGCGTTTGAACGCATTGTACCATGTCCAAtgctatcagaaaaggatagagagagctttcaacaaaaaggtgaaaccaaGGGGAATTAGTGAGGGTGATCTAGTTCTCAAGTCGGTCACAACTTTGTTACCTATTGACCCGAGGGGTAAGTTTAAACTAAATTGGGCAGACCCTTATTTGGTAAAGAAGATTTTGTCAGGAGGCGATGTTCGGTTAACAGATTTGGATGGGAATGACTTCACAAATCCTACGAATTTGGACGagctgaagaaatactatccttga